The nucleotide sequence GACATCAACCTGGCTCTGGATGCCGCTCATGCCGCTAAAGCGGGCTGGGGTAAAACGTCAGCCACTGAACGATCCAATATTTTGTTAAAAATTGCCGATCGCATTGAACAGAATCTGGAAAAGCTGGCGGTGGCAGAAACCTGGGATAATGGCAAAGCCGTCAGGGAAACCCTGGCTGCTGATATGCCCCTGGCTGTGGATCATTTTCGCTACTTCGCTGGCTGCATTCGTGCACAGGAAGGCAGTACAGCAGACATTGACAACACGACAGTGTCTTACCATTTTCATGAACCACTGGGCGTTGTCGGACAAATCATTCCCTGGAACTTTCCGCTGTTGATGGCAGCCTGGAAACTGGCTCCGGCTCTGGCGGCAGGAAACTGTGTCGTCCTTAAACCGGCAGAACAGACACCCGCCTCGATTATGGTTCTAATGGAACTGATTGGTGATCTGCTGCCGCCCGGCGTTGTGAATATTGTTAATGGTTTTGGAGAAGAAGCCGGTCAAGCCCTGGCGACCAGTCAGCGAATTGCCAAAATTGCCTTTACCGGTTCAACGGCAGTGGGTTCGCATATTCTCAAGTGTGCTGCAGAGAATATTATTCCTTCCACGGTCGAGCTGGGTGGTAAGTCGCCCAACCTCTATTTTGAAGACGTTCTCCAACAGGAAGACGAATACCTGAGCAAGTGCATTGAAGGGGCGGTTCTTGGCTTTTTCAACCAGGGTGAAGTCTGTACCTGTCCATCGAGAGTTCTGATTCAGGAGTCCATCTACGACGAATTTATTACGAAAATTGTTGAACGCTCAGGGCATATAAAACGGGGTGACCCCCTGGACACTGAAACCCAGTTAGGTGCCCAGGTTTCTCTTGAACAGTTCGACAGAATCATGAACTACCTGGAAATCGGCCGTAATGAAGGCGTTCAGTTCCTGCTGGGTGGTGACAAAGCGGATATTGGCAAGGGTTATGAAAAAGGTTTTTATATCCAGCCTACCCTGATGAAGGGCAGCAATGATATGCGGGTCTTTCAGGAGGAAATCTTTGGTCCTGTTGTCGGCGTGACCACCTTTAAAGATGAAGCCGAAGCCCTGGCGCTGGCCAATGACACCCAGTATGGGCTGGGTGCCGGTGTCTGGACCCGTGATGTCAATCGTGCTTTCAGAATGGGGCGTGGCATTGAAGCCGGTCGGGTCTGGACCAACTGTTTTCATCTATATCCGGCACATGCCGCCTTTGGTGGCTACAAGAAATCCGGTGTAGGACGGGAGACGCATAAACAGACACTGGAGCATTACCAGCAAACAAAAAACTTGCTGGTGAGTTATGACATCAATCCGCTGGGCTTCTTTTAAACACTGGTTAAAGGTTTTGTCTCATCTTATCAATGATGAGGCATGACCTTTATCGGTTATTTACCGAACCAGCGCCTTTACAGAACCCTGTCGTGATGGTGTTATACCAATAGTCTCGTCAGGAACCTGTAATTTTCGGTATGTCTCCTCTGACAGTATTCTGCCATCGAATCATCACCACTCTCGCTCTGGTGTGGTTGACACTATCGGGTCATGCACTGGCCGCCCCGCTTGAGTTTCATCTGTCGGGTGTTGATGGACGTGAAAAAAAGAATGTTGAACTGCACCTGCAAGCCCTGCCAGAGATGACAGCGGAAGCGTTCCCACTTTATAAACACACCATCAAAGAAACCGTACAGCATGCCCTGGAGCCTTTTGGCTTTTACGGTTCAGTCGTTGACTTATCGAGCCCGTCAGATCATTCAGAGACCGTTGATATCCAGATTGAACCGGGAAAGCCCGTTCTGATAAAAAGCGTCAATGTGTTGCTTGAAGGCGATGCCAGAATGGAAAAAAGCTTTAAAAGGCTGTTAAAAGCATACAAGTTAACGCCGGAACAGGTGTTTGAACATGAAGACTATGAAACCTTAAAGCGAATGCTTATGACACAGGCGCAGCTGATAGGTTTCTTTGATGCCCACTGGGTGGTTGCGATGGTCGATGTCAATCCGGCTGAATACAGTGCCGATGTTCATCTGACACTGGACTCAGGCAGGCGATATCGGTTTGGTGAATTGCAGTATGTCGGTGAAACCAGTGCGACACGCCGACTGGTGGAAGCCATGCTGAATTTCGCGGAAGGCGATGCCTATGATGCCACCAAACTGGTCAAGCTCTATAACGACCTCTCGGCCTCCGGTTATTTCAAACACGTCGATGTACAACCATTACGCGATAAGGCTCAAGCCTGCTCCATACCCGTAAAAATTGATGTATCTCCCAGGCGCAGCCATGAAATGGAGGTCGGCATCGGTTTTTCTACAGACGAAGGCCCAAGGATTTCTCTGGGCTGGAACAAACCCTGGGTAAACGACCGTGGTCATAGTTTCAATGCTGATACCTACCTGTCTGCCAAGCGTACCGAACTGAGTACGAGTTACCAGATTCCCAGGGGCAATCCTCTGCTGGATTTTTATAGTCTGCAAACCGGTTATCAGCATAAGAACCTTGAAGACACTAACAGCAGGCTCTATTCAGCGGCTTTACATCAATGGCATAAAGTGCCTGATGGCTGGAACCGTGACTGGTTTATACGAGTCGAGGCTGAACATTATAACCAGGCCAGCGACAGGGATAACAGCCTGCTGCTGATTCCCGGACTGGCCCTGAGTCGCAGAAACGCCATTGGCAGCCTCAACCCGATAAGGGGGACTGCCCATGACCTTAAAATAGAGCTGTCCCCGGGCATTTCTGGCTCCGGAAGCCGTTTTATAAAAGTCTGGGGACGGACAAAATGGCTGGATACCTTTGCCAGCCGCCACCAATTACTGGCGCGATTTGAACAGGGTGCCACCTGGGTGCGCAGCGTATCGGACCTGCCACCTTCACTGCGCTTTTTTACCGGCGGTGACCAGACGGTGCGGGGTTATGACTATGATACGATTGCTCCAAAGGACAGCGATGGCAAGTTAACCGGTGGTCGTTATCTTTCTGTCGTCAGTCTCGAATACGCTTACAAACTGGTGGACAAGTGGTGGCTGGCTCTGTTTACGGACTCCGGTATCTCGACCAATGATTACGACGATGCCTGGAAAGTCGGTTCCGGCCTGGGTGTAAGATGGATTACTCCACTGGGACCTCTGCGTGTGGACCTTGCTTTTGCGGTCAGTGAACCGGGGTCTCCCTGGCGGCTGCACTTTACGATCGGGCCTGTACTGTGAAGTGGATTATTAGCGGGTTATTTGCAATCATCGTTCTATGCTGTGTAGCGGTTTCGTCGCTGTTACTGACCAGCGTGGGCAACCGCTGGCTCTGGCAACTTGCCTGTGAACAGCTGCCATCGCAGTACGGAAAGCTACAGGGTGAGCTGATGGAAGGGTCTTTACTGCGAGGCTGGCAGTTCAGAACACTGTCATGGCATCGTTCTGACTTGAAGGCTGACCTTAAGATAGATATCCACCAGCTGTCGTTTTCATTGTCGCCTGAACGTTTATTACGTGGTGAACTGTTTATTGAACAGCTTTCCATTGAACGCATTGAAATAGATAATCTTTCAACTGGTCAGGATAAAGAGCAGGAGGCTGGTTTTTCAGGTATTGAAATACCGTCGTTTACCATGCCGCTTCCGGTTGAGATCAAAACACTGAACATTCGTGAGCTGGGCTATGTTCAGCAGGACGATTCTGAGGAAAAGAAAGTCTGGTTGTTCCAGGATATCGGCTTATCCGCCAGAGCAGAAAAGCAGACCTTCAGCATTCAGCAGTTTGAAGTCACTCACGACTCTGCCAGTTTGCATGCCAGCGCCAGCATCACTCTGTCTGCTCCTTATCCTGTCAGCGCACAGTTAGCCTTTTCGCCAGGTGCCTTCTCATCAGGCGTCTTTTCGTCAGGCATCTTTTCATCAAGCGTCCTTTCATCAAGAGCTGTACCCCATGACAAGCTGTTCTTACCTGATGCAAGTGTTTCGGTATCCGGGTACCTGACCGATTACCAGATTGAGTTCATCAGCCAGCCGGGTAAAGAAAAAAACAGTACGCTATTACTTAACGGTGGGCTATCGGGCAGCCTTGAGCAACTTTTTATTCACTCTCTGGACGCTCAATGGCAACAGCAGGCAGTCAGTGTCAGTGGGCAATTAAGCTGGCAACACGGCATTAAGTGGCAGGGAGCATTGACCTTCAGGGATCTGAATCCGGGGCTATGGCTTGCGGATTATCCCGGACAGCTGTCGGGTACTGTGTCCAGCTCTGTGTCAGCTGTAGATCAGGAATGGGAGGTTGAAGCTCAGCAATTACAGGTGTCAGGTTTGTTACGGGGGTTTCCGGTCGCTCTTTCAGGCCATCTCATGGTAAACAGTAAGGAGACTGTCAGGGCTGAATCGTTGCAGCTTAATATAGGGAGCAACCGACTGAAGCTGAATGGTTATATTGATCAGGGCTGGAATTTGAAAGGCGTGATTGACGCACCTGAACTCACGGAACTCTATCCACCATTAAGCGGTAATCTGTCGGGTGATTTCGAACTGACCGGCAGTAGGGATTTGCCCAATGTTGCTTACCGTTTAATGGCAGAACAACTGGCCATTAACAAACTGGTGATAAACGGACTTCGGTCAGAAGGCGAGTTAAAAGATCTCAAGGCTTTGGATAATCAGGCTCATTTGCAGATTGACTCTCTGACTATTGAGCGACAGAGTTTACAGGCTATTGAAATAGCAATTACTGGCAATCCCGAGACACACCAGCTATCTGCAAAAACAGAGGGCAAGGTACTATCCAGCCATTTGCAGCTTGAAGGATCGCTATTGGATAAACAGTGGCACGGGCAGGTTAAGGCATTTGAAACCCTATCGTTGCTGGGGCAGTGGGATTTGCAGAAAGCTTTTACCCTCAGGGCGACACAGCAGGAGATTGAATTCCAGCCATTTTGTCTGATCTCTCCGCCTGCCAGCCTCTGCCTGGGTAAAGGTAAAGCAGGTAACAGACAGGCAAATATTAACTTTGAGCTGAAACAGCTGGACGTTGCGCGGTTTACACCTTTATTGCCTGAAGGCCTGCAATGGCAGTCTGAACTGAATGCTTCGGGTAAAGTCGTGTTGCACGAAGGCAAGCCTTCTATCAACCTGAGTCTCCGCACACCCGGAGGTCAGCTGAGTGTTGCTGCGTTACAGGGCGAGTATGACAAGCTGGTGCTTAATGCGGTGTTGGGTGACGATCAGTTAAATGGCAAACTTGAATTTGAGTCCCCACAGCTGGGAAATGCTGACCTCAGCATAAGGGTAACAGATATTGAAAAATCCCGTTTACTGGACGGACAGCTTACCATTGACCACTTGTTGCTTGAGATATTTCAACCTTTTATACCGGGTACCCATCATCTGAGTGGTGTCGCCAGGGCCGGTTTACAGATGCGAGGTTCTCTCCATAACCCATTACTGAAGGGGGAGGTTGTCATCAGTGAGGTTGCCCTGAACAGTGAGTTCTGTGACATAAGCCGTATAAACAGCAGAATGCAGATTCGGGGAGACAGTGCAGTTGTCAGCAGTCAGTTGCAAGTGGGAGAGGGCCTTGGAGACATTAATGGAACCCTGTCGTGGAAAAGAGGTCAGTTCACCGGGCTTCTGCATCTGACTGGTAATGAGTTGCACTGCTCCATCTCTGGGTTTGGTGATATATGGGCGTCTCCTGACTTAAGCTTCAACCTGACGGATACACCACTTTTAAGTGGTACTCTGGCCGTTCCCAGAGCGCGCATTGAAATCAGAAGTCTTCCGGAACAGGCAATAACAAGATCGGACGACGTAAGAATTGTTGGTCGTACTGAAACCAGTGAAGAGCAGGAGGCTTCGCCCATTGCTTTGAACACCACCATAGAGCTGGGCGACGATGTTCGTATTCTGGCTTATGGTCTGAGTTCAAAGCTTGCAGGCATGCTGACCCTGATACAGTCTGATGGACAACCGTTATCCGGTCAGGGCAGCGTTCAGCTGGTAGGCGGGCGTTATCGCTATCTTGGGCAGGACCTGATTATCAAACAAGGGCTGATTATTTTTCAGGGACCATTGAATACCCCCTTTTTAAACCTTGACGCCATACGTAATCCTGAGGCGACTGAGGATAATGTTATCGTAGGGGTTAAGGTTACTGGTCCAGTCAGAGCGCCAGGCTGGTCCGTCTACTCAACCCCGACAATGCCCCAGCAGGAACAGTTTTCCTATTTGCTGCGGGGGCATGGTATCCATGCTGAGGGTGAGGGTGTGCAATCCATTCTTCTGGGCATGGGACTTGGAGAGTTAAGCCAGACGGCAACAAAGCTCGGAGATCAGCTGGGCATCAAGGATTTCAGTGTTGATACCTCGGGATCAGGGGAAAATACTCAGGTATCTGTCGGAGGCTATATTGCGCCGGGGCTGCGGCTTCAGTATGGCACCGGAGTATTCAACTCGGTGAGTGAAGTCAAGATTCGGTACGAGGTAATCCCCAGAGTGTATCTTCAGGCCGTGAGCGGACTGGCGCAGGCGCTGGATGTGTTTTACCGGTTTGAGTTTTGATTTGCAGGTCTGTTAAGTCTGGGGGATGATGGCCGAAATAATAACCGAAATTATTACCTGGCTTTGCTTATGTATGATCTGCCTCTGAAAATCTGGCTTATCACTTGAAAGCCAGTTTTTTTCGTCTGCCGAAAGGTTAAAGGAATAATCCATGAGTGAAGAAAACCAGCAGAAGACCTTATCTGCCATCATTAATCCGGTGGGTACAATGCAGGTGCTGTCAAATCGTGAGGTACAGAAACTGCAGGATACCAGCCAGAAAGGGTTGCACCGCCTGTTCAGACAATGCTGTCTGGCCGTTCTTAACGGCGAACACGAGAGTGACTGTGCCGAAGAAATGATGGGAATGTATCAGGATTTTGATATCCGCATCATTCAGGAGCAGCGGGGGTTGAAGCTGGAGCTTATCAATGCACCGGCAGAAGCTTTTGTGGCAGGCAAACTGGTTCGCGGAGTACGGGAAAATCTGTTTTCCGTGTTGCGGGATATTCTCTATGTCTCATCCCATATCAGCGATGATCCCCGCTTTGACGGCGATAATGGTACAGATATTACCCACATGGTGTTTGAGATTCTGCGTAACGCCGGGGCGTTTATTACCAAACAGGTGCCGGATACTGTAGTCTGCTGGGGAGGACATTCGATTGGTCGCGAAGAGTATGAGTATGCGAAGAAGGTCGGCTACCATCTGGGGTTGCGCTATCTGAATATCTGTACCGGCTGTGGACCGGGCGCAATGAAGGGGCCAATGAAAGGTGCTTACATTGCTCATGCCAAACAGCGGGTAAAACGCGGTCGTTTTATCGGTCTGACCGAGCCGGGAATTATTGCTGCCGAATCCCCCAACCCTATTGTTAATGAACTGATTATCCTGCCCGATATTGAAAAACGGCTGGAAGCCTTTGTTCGCTTTGGGCATGGCGTTGTTGTATTTCCGGGAGGGCCGGGTACCTGTGAGGAAATTCTCTACCTGCTGGGTATCCTTCTGAATCCCGCTAATAAAAACATGCCTTTCCCATTAGTCTTTACCGGCCCTGCATCGGCAAAAAGCTATTTTGAAGATATTGATGCCTTTATTGGTAAAACCCTTGGGGCAGAAGCTCAGCAGCGCTACCAGATCATTGTCGACGACCCACTGGAAGTAGCTAGAACCATGCGTGACGGGCTGGAAGCTGTCACCCGCTACCGTCGTCAGCACGGTGACGCCTACTACTTTAACTGGTTACTGACGATTGACGAACACTTCCAGAAACCGTTTGACCCTACCCATGACAATATGGCTGCCCTTGAACTAAAACTATCCTTGCCTCCCCACGAGCTGGCTGCCAACCTGCGTCGTGCTATGTCCGGTATTGTTGCGGGCAACATCAAGGAAGAGGGTGTGATCGCCATCCGGGAAAACGGACCGTTCCAGCTCAGTGGCGATCCGGAACTGATGCAGGAAATAGATGCACTGCTGCAGTCGTTTGTTGATAACTATCGCATGAAACTGCCGGGCAGCCACTACGAACCCTGTTATCAAATCGCTCAATAAATCGCTCAATAAATAGACCAGGAACAAGCCCGGCGTTTCTTAAGCACCGGGTTTTGTTTATCCTCCTTACTTTTCCAGCTTGAGAAAGTCTGGCATACCCATATCAGGCTGGTTTTTCGTTTCATCAATATCATGCCCTTTCAAGTCAGTTCCATAAATAGCAATACCCGTCATAATATCTATTGAGGGATTATCAGGCTGGCTTTCTTCATCATTAACATCGTGTTCTTTCATCCCGGTTTTCTGACTGGTAACCATTGCGATAGTATTTTTTCCGGTTCGCATAAATCTGACACTGTCTCTTGTTTTTCTCAGGCGACTGTGCTTGTTTTTAGGACTTTCATCGTAATGCCCCTTATGTATTACAAACGGAGAGGTAAAAGGCTTTTTGTCGTCATCGTCGTCATCACCCGCTCCAGAAGAGCCACCCGTTCCAGAAGAGCCACCCGCCTCACTGATTGGGTATAGCCCTCTATTACCGCTTCCTGATGTGCCATAGCCTCGACGTTGACTCACTGTGTTTTTTTGGGAGGTTTCTGTATTACTGTTTTTGGAGCCAGTACATTTCCTGATGCGGGATACGCCCACTCCAACAGGCTGCTTTAACGATTGCACTTTAACACCACAGCCGATAGTAAGATGATTTAAACTGCCTCCATTAAATGTAATGACAACGTTTTCTTTTTCATTCGCAGCGTCCTGATCTACTTTAATTTCATGAAATTCTGGAAAGGTATGACTGGTTGCTTCGTTTATCTCCCCATCCGGCAAGACAGGATGTCTAAGACAATAAATACTGTTTTTCTGATCACAAAGATGCCACATAGAGGTAACTGCTCAAAATTGACTGGCAAATCAACCTCTACAGGTCAAAGAAAGTTATCCTGATCTTTCGTATATTTCACCGTATGCACCTGCCTGACTCACTATTCTCCAGTACAGACAATGAACAGTTGCGTTCATTCGTCAAAAACCTTCTCGACACGGTCGAGAAGCAATCTGTGCAAATTGAAAGGCAGCGCGTTCAGATCGAACAGCTGGTCGAAGAGAACGAACAGCTTCGAGCAGAAATTCGCCACCTGAAGAAGCACAAGGGCAAGCCTAAAATCAGGCCTAATGTCTCGGACAAGGGCGATGATCAGGAAGACAGCTCTTCTGCGGAAGACACTGATCAGGCTGCCGGGAAAAGTGACACTGATCGTCCGCCGAAAAGTAAACGACCACGATCACAAGAAGCCGGTGAAACCGCTGCACCACCAATGACTGTTGACCGAGAGGAAATCTGTTCAATCGCTGCTCCCGGTGAGAACTGGCGCTTCAAGTGCTATATCGACTTTTTCCATACTGAGCTGGACTTGCGTTTTGTCACTACTCGCTACAGGCGTGAGTATTACACAACTCCGGAAGGCGGGGTGTCAGCCCCGCTACCTGATCATGTGAAAGACCGTTTTGGCGACAACCTGAAAGCCCATCTGCTGGATTTTTATCATTCATGCAGTACGACACAGCCACTACTGCTATCTTGGCTGCACGACCATGGATGCTCAATATCAGAAGGTTCCCTGAGCAACATCCTGACGAAAGGCCATGATATTTTCCACCAGGAAAAAGAAGAATTGCTGGAAGCAGGGCTGACTTGCTCTGATTATCTCCAGGCCGACGACACAGGTGCTCGCCACCAAGGAAAAAACGGCTACTGCCTGTTTATCGGCAACCCTTATTTTTCCTACTTCCATAGCAGCGACAGTAAGAGCAGGATTAATTTCCTGGGCTGTCTGCAAGGGCAGCAGCGGCTTTATCTTCTCAACGACGTTGCCATTGACTACATGGAGAATCAGGTTGATGTGTCGAAGAAGTGGATCACTGCGCTATCCGAATGCGGCGAGAAGCGTTTCTCAACAGAAGAAGAGTGGGAGAGCTTCCTTAACAGCATTGGTTGTGCTGCCCCGCAACAAAGGCGCTGGGCGACAGAGGGTGTTTTAAAGGCCGCATTGATGCTCAATCATCGCCTTGAGAACCTGATTATCCATAGCGATGGAGCCCGGCAGTTTGATACAGCCTTTCAGCATTCGCTGTGTTGGTACCATGCGGGAAGAAACATGGACAAGCTGATACCGGCCAATGACCTGGAACGAGCCGCCCGTGACACCGTGCAGGATCAGTACTGGTGCCTCTACGACGACATTGAGGCCTACCAGAAAAAACCAACGGACAAGGAGAAACAGAAGCTCTACCAGGAGTTTGATCGTTGGGTAACACAGCGGGTTGACTACCCTGCCTTGCAGGCTGAGTTGGGCAAACTGATGGTTGTCAGGGAAGAGCTGTTATTGGTTCTTGAGTATCCGTGGCTGCCACTGCACAACAACCTGAGCGAGAGGCAGATCAGAGAGTATGTGAAACGGCGAAAGGTTAGCGGTGGTACCCGGAGTAAACTTGGGAGGAAATGCCGCGACACCTTTGCCAGTTTGAAAAAGACCTGTAAACAACACGGGGTGTCCTTTGCCAACTATCTCAGGGACAGGCTGACTGGAACCAATCTGATTCCGCAGCTGGGGCATCTCATCCTGAAGGCATCAGGCTATCAGGAAACGGTTCTTGCCAATGGAATATGAGCAGTTACACATAGAGCGATCCACAGGAACTACGTCGATAGGAAGTTCACCTGTATCAACATCATCTTTTTGATGACTTAACCAGGAAAAAACAGTAAATACCGGTTTTAACGACACAACTTTTAACGACGCAACTTTTAACGACGCAAGCCCCTCGGCCAGATTTAATAATTTATGATTCCATTGAAATAATGCTTGTAAATACTGCTTTGCCTGTAAAACATAAATTCCTGTCATGGAACCATCAACCGAGCCTCTCAGGTGATGCCCATTAACAAGAATATCATCTGCAACTTCCTGTGAACCCGATATCAACAGTTGAAAATTATTGCCTAAATTAGAGCTTTCAACTGTATTGATAATGTCTTTTAGATTGTTCCCGGCTGGCAACGGAATAAACTCATTTGATGGTAGAGATGACACCGAACCTGACTGTGCATAAGCTTCACTGATAAAATTTGCCGAACATAAACAGAAAAAAGCAAGCAGAGGCTTGAAAAAAGAAAATCTCATCATTAAATCCATCGACGACCGTTTTGCACACATTTCTGCGTTATCAAGCCAATATAGTCACCAGTTCCTCAGTACTCAATTTTAAAGGGCTGTGAAATTTTTCTTTTAAAGCGTGATAGGATTGATTCAGATAACTGGAGACTGTCGTGAACGAATTCCCCGATATTACTGATGAACTGCTGATCAAGCTGGCAGGTAAAAAAGCATTCGCCCTGGGACAGGTCTGTTTTGAGCAAGGGGCTGTGGCTGCATTGAAAACCCGTGGCAAAAAGACCACAGCGACAGTACCAGCCACTTCAACTAACCAGGGCGGGCAGGTTAATCTGCACTACACCCAGAAAGGTATTGAAGGCAGTTGCGACTGTCCTGAATCTGATGGCATAGATTTTTGCGAACACTGCGTCGCGGTGGCGCTGGCACTGCGAGCCCGGCAGTCAAAGCCGACTCTCAAAAAGAGTGCAAAACCGGACGAGGTTTTAATCCACTATTTTGAACGGCAAAGCAAGGAGGACTTGCTGCAAACCCTCGTGCAGGTCATTAACGGAGACAAGGCACTTCGACAAAAGTGGCTATTGAAGGCGGATAATGCTTTGGGGCGTCTGGATAAAAATGCCCTGCGAAAACGCATAACGTCCGCCATACCGTTCAAACGCAGTATCCAGCGATACCACCGTGTCAGAAAATATTTTGCCGATATGGAAAAGGCATTGGCTACTTTGCAGGAACCTGTTCAGTTGCTGCCTGCTGAGCAACAACTGGAGCTGGTAGACTATGCTATTGAGCGTCTGGACAAGGCAACAGACACCATTGATGATTCCGGAGGTTACCGGTTTCCGACAATGGAGCTGTTGCAAGCTATTTATCGGTCGGCATTCACTAAGGTGTCATGGACAGAGCAGAAAAAAGCTGAGCATCTGGTACAGTTATTAACCATTAATGAGTACGGCTTTTACGGCTCTGTCCCTGACGACTATGTTGGGTCGATAACCCCTGAATGTCTTGATCTGTTCTATGCTGTCGTTCGTAAACAGTGGGATGCCCTGCCACAGTGGCAAGGTGGTGACTGGTGGGAAAAACGACAGTATTCAGTCCTGCAGCGTGTCCTTGAACAAACGCTGGAACACAACAATGACATTGCTGGTCTGATTGAGCTGCGCCAGAAAGTCGCTGAAACCCCTTCGGATAACATCAAACTGGCTGAACTGAACCTGCAATTGCAGGATTATGTCCAGGCTCAGGCGTGGCTCGATAAAGTTCAGGGAAGCCCTCTGGCGGACAGCGCCAGGGCTCAGAAAATACAGCAGGAAATATTGATTGGTACTGGCTAGCCGGAGTTAGCGCTGGAACAGCAGTGGTGTGCTTTCAGAACCCACCAGGGTCTGAAGGAGTATCAGACCCTGAAAGCAATGGCTGTACGGTCTGGTGACCAGAGAAACTGGTATCAAAAGGCTGAAGCCTTGCTTGAGCAAAAAATATCAGCCCTGAATGACGGGTATTTTGACCGCTATCAGAAGCAGGATTTGATTAGCCTGCTGGGCTGGATTTATCTGGAAGAAGAGGACTCTGAAAAATTATGGAACCTGATTAAACAGACTTCCAGTGATTTGGGTATTGATCCGAATTTGCTTCACGTTGCTGGCAGACGCTCAGTGGATTCTCCGCAGAAAGTCCTGTTGTGCTATCGTCGTATAGTCCATTCTAAAGACTGTAACCATAAGACCAGATGACGATAATAACTATGTGCAACACTCACACAACATGAAGACAGCAACGGTAAGGGGCAATCATTTTGTACGACATCATCGGCGACATCCATGGCTACGGCACAGCGCTGTCAGAACTCCTGAAAAAGCTGAACTACACAGAGCAAAATGGTGTTTTCCGACATCCTGAACGAAAAGTGATTTTTGTAGGGGATTTTATTGACCGGGGCCCGGAGCATAAAAAAGCATTAACCATCTGTCGCAACATGGTAGAGCAGGGGTGTGCGCTGGCTGTGATGGGAAACCATGAGTTCAATGCCATTTGTTATGCGACACCTGATCCTGAGAAGACAGGGGTTTTTCTGAGAAATCATTCAGAGTCAAACCGACAGGCACATCAGGCCTTTCTGGATGAATACCCACTGGGTTCAGCGGAATATAAGG is from Endozoicomonas gorgoniicola and encodes:
- a CDS encoding translocation/assembly module TamB domain-containing protein, translating into MKWIISGLFAIIVLCCVAVSSLLLTSVGNRWLWQLACEQLPSQYGKLQGELMEGSLLRGWQFRTLSWHRSDLKADLKIDIHQLSFSLSPERLLRGELFIEQLSIERIEIDNLSTGQDKEQEAGFSGIEIPSFTMPLPVEIKTLNIRELGYVQQDDSEEKKVWLFQDIGLSARAEKQTFSIQQFEVTHDSASLHASASITLSAPYPVSAQLAFSPGAFSSGVFSSGIFSSSVLSSRAVPHDKLFLPDASVSVSGYLTDYQIEFISQPGKEKNSTLLLNGGLSGSLEQLFIHSLDAQWQQQAVSVSGQLSWQHGIKWQGALTFRDLNPGLWLADYPGQLSGTVSSSVSAVDQEWEVEAQQLQVSGLLRGFPVALSGHLMVNSKETVRAESLQLNIGSNRLKLNGYIDQGWNLKGVIDAPELTELYPPLSGNLSGDFELTGSRDLPNVAYRLMAEQLAINKLVINGLRSEGELKDLKALDNQAHLQIDSLTIERQSLQAIEIAITGNPETHQLSAKTEGKVLSSHLQLEGSLLDKQWHGQVKAFETLSLLGQWDLQKAFTLRATQQEIEFQPFCLISPPASLCLGKGKAGNRQANINFELKQLDVARFTPLLPEGLQWQSELNASGKVVLHEGKPSINLSLRTPGGQLSVAALQGEYDKLVLNAVLGDDQLNGKLEFESPQLGNADLSIRVTDIEKSRLLDGQLTIDHLLLEIFQPFIPGTHHLSGVARAGLQMRGSLHNPLLKGEVVISEVALNSEFCDISRINSRMQIRGDSAVVSSQLQVGEGLGDINGTLSWKRGQFTGLLHLTGNELHCSISGFGDIWASPDLSFNLTDTPLLSGTLAVPRARIEIRSLPEQAITRSDDVRIVGRTETSEEQEASPIALNTTIELGDDVRILAYGLSSKLAGMLTLIQSDGQPLSGQGSVQLVGGRYRYLGQDLIIKQGLIIFQGPLNTPFLNLDAIRNPEATEDNVIVGVKVTGPVRAPGWSVYSTPTMPQQEQFSYLLRGHGIHAEGEGVQSILLGMGLGELSQTATKLGDQLGIKDFSVDTSGSGENTQVSVGGYIAPGLRLQYGTGVFNSVSEVKIRYEVIPRVYLQAVSGLAQALDVFYRFEF
- the exaC gene encoding acetaldehyde dehydrogenase ExaC codes for the protein MIYERPGHPDSLVTFKTRYENYIGGEWVPSAKGRYFENITPVTGEVICEVVRSTEDDINLALDAAHAAKAGWGKTSATERSNILLKIADRIEQNLEKLAVAETWDNGKAVRETLAADMPLAVDHFRYFAGCIRAQEGSTADIDNTTVSYHFHEPLGVVGQIIPWNFPLLMAAWKLAPALAAGNCVVLKPAEQTPASIMVLMELIGDLLPPGVVNIVNGFGEEAGQALATSQRIAKIAFTGSTAVGSHILKCAAENIIPSTVELGGKSPNLYFEDVLQQEDEYLSKCIEGAVLGFFNQGEVCTCPSRVLIQESIYDEFITKIVERSGHIKRGDPLDTETQLGAQVSLEQFDRIMNYLEIGRNEGVQFLLGGDKADIGKGYEKGFYIQPTLMKGSNDMRVFQEEIFGPVVGVTTFKDEAEALALANDTQYGLGAGVWTRDVNRAFRMGRGIEAGRVWTNCFHLYPAHAAFGGYKKSGVGRETHKQTLEHYQQTKNLLVSYDINPLGFF
- a CDS encoding autotransporter assembly complex protein TamA; translated protein: MSPLTVFCHRIITTLALVWLTLSGHALAAPLEFHLSGVDGREKKNVELHLQALPEMTAEAFPLYKHTIKETVQHALEPFGFYGSVVDLSSPSDHSETVDIQIEPGKPVLIKSVNVLLEGDARMEKSFKRLLKAYKLTPEQVFEHEDYETLKRMLMTQAQLIGFFDAHWVVAMVDVNPAEYSADVHLTLDSGRRYRFGELQYVGETSATRRLVEAMLNFAEGDAYDATKLVKLYNDLSASGYFKHVDVQPLRDKAQACSIPVKIDVSPRRSHEMEVGIGFSTDEGPRISLGWNKPWVNDRGHSFNADTYLSAKRTELSTSYQIPRGNPLLDFYSLQTGYQHKNLEDTNSRLYSAALHQWHKVPDGWNRDWFIRVEAEHYNQASDRDNSLLLIPGLALSRRNAIGSLNPIRGTAHDLKIELSPGISGSGSRFIKVWGRTKWLDTFASRHQLLARFEQGATWVRSVSDLPPSLRFFTGGDQTVRGYDYDTIAPKDSDGKLTGGRYLSVVSLEYAYKLVDKWWLALFTDSGISTNDYDDAWKVGSGLGVRWITPLGPLRVDLAFAVSEPGSPWRLHFTIGPVL